TAGCCGTATCAAACTCATAAGTTAGACTATTACTGATATCCAACGTAAAAAACTCATGGCAAAGGAAAAAGCGACTGATGTTTGCCAAACTTTTTGTTTCGAGACTGAGAGGGTAAACAACGCCCTCAGCACAATGCTGAGTGATGAAATCTTAGAAGAAACGCAAATCCTTTTTAGTGCTTTAGCCGATCAATCACGCCTAAAAATTCTCTACGCTCTCAGTAACGGTGAGGAACTCTGTGTGTGTGATATTGCGACGATGCTCGGAGTTAAGGTGGCAACCGCTTCCCATCAACTCCGCAAACTGCGCGATCTCAAAATTTTGAAATATCGTAATGAAGGAAAATTAGTTTATTATTCCCTGCGAGATCAGCGAGTGATTGATATTCTTAACTTTGCT
The window above is part of the Cyanobacteria bacterium GSL.Bin1 genome. Proteins encoded here:
- a CDS encoding metalloregulator ArsR/SmtB family transcription factor, translated to MAKEKATDVCQTFCFETERVNNALSTMLSDEILEETQILFSALADQSRLKILYALSNGEELCVCDIATMLGVKVATASHQLRKLRDLKILKYRNEGKLVYYSLRDQRVIDILNFALSQIII